The sequence CAATGTGTGTCTGTGTTGTGCATCGACTGGTTCTCCATTCATCTCTACTCTTGAACTTCGACCGTTAAATCTTTCAATGTATACCACAGACTATGAGGATGATTTCTTCCTCAATGTTGCGGCAAGAGTAAACTTTGGAGCTCCAACAAAAGATGCAGTGAGGTAGGTAATCTTCTCTCTTGATATGAACATCTAACTTATGCTGTCGGATACTAGTCTTAGAATTTAGATTGCACAAATCTAATTAAGCTGTTCAAGATCATCAATGAAGTGATACCAAGACTAGTATACTTTTTAACAGGTACCCAGATGACCCCTATGACCGTATATGGAACTCGGATCTCGAAAAGAGGCAGAACTACCTGGTTGGTGTGGCTACCGGAACTGAAAGGATCAGTACTTCTAAGAAAATAGAAATGAAAACACGAGAATTTCCACCTAATAAGGTAATGCAAACAGCAGTAGTGGGTTCCGGTGGAAGTCTTAGCTACAGGTTGAACCTTGATGGTTTTCCAGCTAATGCCAGAGCATATGCGTACCTAGCCGAAATCGAAGACTTGGGTATTAATGAAACTCGGAAATTCAAAATGGAGCAACCTCATGTTCCTGGCGGTTATAACAACGTCGTGGTAAATATCGCTGAGAATGCAAACGGGAGCTACACACTTTACGAACCTAGCTACATGAATATATCGTTAGACTTTGTTTTGTCATTTTCATTCGTTAAGACTCAGGACTCTACACGTGGTCCACTTCTAAATGCTATAGAAATCTGTAAATATGTGCAGATTATACCAAAGACAGATAACAAAGATGGTAAGTCAAATAGAATATTTTTGGTTATGTTTTGCAGATCTATGAACTTTTCTTGGCTCTTACACATGTTGATGTTTGAATTGTTTCTGGGTCTGAAGCTATTGTACTGGATGCCTTTAGAGACATATCCAAAGGAAGTAACTGGACTCATGCAGAAGGTGATCCTTGTATCCCAACTAACTGGGAATGGGTTGCTTGCAGTTCGAGCTCACCACCAAGGATCACAAAAATGTAAATCCTGTTTGTTCTTAATAATAGTTGTTGTATTTGGAATCGCTGTAGTGTAGTTTATGCAGGAAACTAAACATCAGGAGTTTCTTTCAGTGAGATGAGAAGTCACCTAAATTACTGACATATCTAACAACATCTGAATCCTACTTTCTTCTTAAACAGAGTTCTATCAGGAAAAAAGTTAAAGAGTGAGATTCCAATAGAGATTAAGTACATGGAGGGTCTAAAGGAGCTGTAAGTGATGTTACCcagtaaatgatttttttttaagtaattttaCTCCAAAGTATCAAAGATATATACTTACCCATATCGGTTTATGAGTTTTTAGGTGGCTGGACGGTAACTGCTTGACTGGGCAAATCCCTGACCTAAGTAATCTGATTAATTTGACGATTATGTAAGTTTCTCACTCATGCTTTGATATCATAGTCTACCTCATCAAAACAGTTGTCTTATCTTGGTTTATTTTGTAAATGGGCAGTCACCTAGAGAACAACAGACTCACTGGCCCAATACCTTCGTACCTTGGTTACCTACCTAATTTACGAGAATTGCATGTTCAGAACAACTCTTTCAGAGGGGAGATACCTTCAGCATTGCTAACTAAGAGGCTGAtattcaagtaagtatatatgcATGAGTGAGAACTGACATCCTATTGCTAAAGAGAAACCTGTAACCAAAATGATACCCAGTACATATATGGCtaaagagaaacaatagatagtaACATCCTATTGCTACAAAACAAGAGAGCTGCGTCAGCTTTTAGTCAAACATATTCTTAAAAGGCTATTGCATTTGATATGCAGTTATGGTGGAAATCCTGAACTTTTTCAAAAGGGGGAGCACAGCAAGAACCTTAAGTTAATAATTGGTGCTTCATTTGGGGCAATTGTAATAATTGTTCTTATGCTGTCAGGAAGCTCGATACTATTGTGCAATTGTCGAAGGCCGACACCTCAACCGAAAGTTAGTGAAACAAGTATGCACCCTCAACTTCTATGGACTAATTCACTTGACCTCATATATACTCAGTTTCACAGGTTTCGACTAATATTTCAGGTAATTCACTGAGAGCTACCTCCAAGCCTTCAACAGCCTATTCTCTGGTGCGACCAGGATCTTTGATTGATGATGGCCTAGACGTAGCCTACCATATAACGTTCTCCGAGATAGAAGAAGCTACTctcaatttttcaaaacaaatagGGAGGGGAAGTTTTGGACCTGTCTATTACGGTAAATTGAAAGATGAAAAAGAAGTTGCGGTTAAGATCTTGGCTGAGGAATCTATCCAAGGAAACCAGCAATTTGTAAATGAGGTATGCAATTGTAAGCATATTTTTTATGGATCAAGCAACTACCAAGCACTATTTGCACTAATCGTCATAAAAAAATGTTTTAGGTTTCTCTCTTGTCACGAATTCACCATAAGAATTTGGTTCCTTTAGTTGGATACTGCGAAGAAGCAAGCCAGAGAATTCTAGTTTATGAATACATGCACAATGGGACTCTACGTGATCATATACATGGTATTCCTTGTGATTAAGTATCATCTGACTCCTCTTACAAATtcaattccaaattttaaagaagTGCATTTGATTCAATCCTATAACATAATCATCCAACCAGGTTCTGGCAATCAGAAGCACGTGGATTGGTTATCTCGTCTTTCTATCGCAGAAGATGCAGCAAAAGGTTATAAACTCGACTATTATCCTGTATACATATGGGTATGCGATTAATTCCTACACTATAACCTTAACATAAGATGGACATTTGCAGGTCTAGACTACTTACATACTGGGTGCAATCCAAGCATTATTCATCGAGACGTAAAAACGAGTAATATCCTCCTTGACATCAATATGAGAGCAAAAGTGTCAGATTTTGGTCTCTCAAGACAAACTGATGAAAACTTTACCCACGTTTCAAGTCTTGCATGTGGAACAGTTGGTTACCTAGATCCTGAGTAAGTCGACATAGTCATGAAAATCTGTTTTAATCGCCCTAAAAAGTTATGCATATAACAGATCTTATGTCAATTACTTAATGCAGGTATTATAGAAATCAACAATTAACTGAAAAGAGTGACGTTTACAGTTTTGGGGTTGTTCTACTCGAACTAATTTCAGGAAGAAAACCTTTTTCAGCTCAAGATTATGGACCTGAATGGAACATTGTTCACTGGGTATTGCTTCTGTTTCTCATAGGTGTGCTGTTCATTTGATCTTCAAAGCTATTATTTCAATAATTAATGTTTTGGTTATATTTTTGTAGGCAAGATCACTAATACATAAAGGAGATGTGACAAGTATAGTAGACCCAACATTAGCAGGGACAATAAAGCTTGAATGTTTATGGAGAATAGCTGAAATTGCAATTCTAAGTGTTGAAAAACATGGGGTTTCAAGACCAAAAATGCAAGAGATAGTATTAGCAATTCAAGAAACAATTAAgattgaaaaggaaaataaaaaaagaaattaccTAGCAGCATCATCATCTCGTGAGGATGGTTCAGATAAGCTGCAACACTCCTCTACATCTTCTCATGATCATCCGATCAATATTGAATGTCTTGATTTATCAACTAGATGTTTAAATCCATCTGCAAGATAATGAATTTTTACTAATGGAATCTAACTTCTTGGTGTTCATTATGTTATATCTATCATTCATCATCATCTCATCTAAACTCGTTACCTATATACATAAATAAGCTTAATCCGAACTTAGAGCAAGTCCGTCCAGTGGGGTGGGCAAATGGGCAACTTTCACCCCACAGGATGGGCGAGCCTCGACTCTAATTGGGACGACCATCGTCCCGTATTGAGCTAACAGGCCTTCTTTGAGCCGATCACGGCTTGTTCGCCCAACGGCTTTAATTTCATTCCttgtaaaaaaatcaaaatcacacaCTCTTCCCCCATAATTTCTTATAGTTTCACTTTAATTCCTTCCTAATCTCAAACCCAATAAATATCTCTCAGAGCTTGTTGTCCTAAATATACTCAATATACTCAAAAGTAGGATTTAGCTATTTATAAAGCTTATATTTTTCAAACAAAAGAAACCCATAGTGAACAAGTCGTGTCGTATTTGGTTTTTAGCACAAAATTTCTACAATGTTCACCGAGGAAACAAGGAACCCGAGAATGCGTGATGCTCAATGATTGCCAGGTCGATTTCAAACAACTAATCATAAAGTCACGTAGTTCCTAAGTTAAGTAATGTGTATTAAACGCACTAGATCGAACAATGAGACTTCTGAAGAAGTGGTACAAAGAACTTAGCGATATGGCAGCTAACTAACGGGAAAAAATTCGTTTACGAAGCTTGTTTCAACCTCCTTAAAGACATTCAATGGTTCAACCCCTTCTAAGTCCTAAATGTTGCTCTACCAGCCGGCTACTGAATCAGGACTTTAATTAACGAGTTTAATAATTTAGTTTTAATTAAATGTTGCAATTAGTTTTAATTTATGTAGTTTGCTTTAATCCAACGTAGTTTACTTTAATTTAATGTTATTTCCTTTCATATAAGAAACGTTCAAATTAGTCGTGAAAATACAAAGACATTTTCATGGAttaaacattggacaacataataATACCAAACTAATATACTCCtccgtccctaataagatgacctacttggttttaaactttgtcccataaatagatgacctatttcactaatcaagagatatttctaaaactacccttttaattgattattttttctataagaaatatgtataatttgatagtcatgtttatattcgttgcgtaggtgttttaaaatgcttttcaacggtataaagtttatagaaaaccgtggtatagtttaagagataaatcgtttctaaattttactaattattgtcCATAAggttataattgtaaaaaatagttAAATATACTCAACTTTACtccttgccttaaaatttgtgcaaactacaactaggtcatcttattagggatggagggagtataaaaTAGCAGTGAATCAATTCATACACTTAACCAGTCCCCTCCGACTTAAAACACATAGGACATTTCCTGGAGTGTTTTCCTATGTGTCTTCTTTTGTAGAAGTGTGCATGTGCAAAAAATAGTTGCAACCATGATTTAAGCATctgataaataatttttttgggTGATCTTCTTCTCCGTATTGGTCACGTTGTAACTTCTTCAACTTGGTTTAAGTTTCTGCAAAGTGTTGCTAccttttcatcttctttctccttcatagcatcatctagaaTTCATGGCTCTCCAAGACAGTTAGGATCCTGACATTGTAAATACCTGGTCTTTTCGGTTACGATTCAATGACCATTCTGATGCCTGGAAAACCTATTTGTGGATACTTAGTATACATCCAAGGGTAATGCATCAGACTACGGTCATGCAtaaaacataatggacaaacctcttctTTTTTTCCATACATAATATTTATTTCTCTTTGCTTTATGAAACATGGTTGATGGTGTTGGTTGAAAATGATTTCGACAGGTTATGTTTAGAATAAAATTTTTTATGGGTggcattttattaaaaaaaagtatAACCGTTGATAATACAGTCATTACTTTTCAATATATTTATAGATGTTAGTTCTCAAAATATAGTCGTTATCCAATGGTTCTCTTTGAATTTTGTATAAATATTCTATATTTTATTCATTCCAATCACACATCCTTTACACTACAATGGCTCTTGCTCACTTCACTTTAAAAGAAGATGTTGTTATTATTCGGTATTGGATATCatattaatttattgtttatatgtttttcagAAGACTGAGGCTCATTCCCAATTTGTTGAAGATAACGAAAAAGAGTTTACGCATTGTTATGAATTCTATAGGTTTATGTGCATGGATTTAATTTAATATAGTTGCTTTAACcgaatgtagtttgatgttattttgCGGTGCGTATCGTCTGTACACAAAGGTACTTATGCATAATGTGTCAAACAATCATATCGTGACACTTGTCTTTCCTGATTTGATTCAACTAACCCAACCATCTATTCCTTAATTAGCTATTAATCAATTAATAGACGGTTAATATTTTTAGGAAACACAAGATATTACGTGTGAATTTTAGATTATGTTATCGGGGTTCACCCATGAAGAGCAAGTGTGAGAAGGTGTTAGATTATGTTATCAAAAATGGGGTTAACCCATGAAGAGCAAATGACAATGTTCTGCGGAGAAGGTGTTAGATTATGCCATTCCATTCCTCGGCAATCCAAACCTAGCTTCAGAGCCAGCTAGTTAAAATCAACTACTTTGTACTCTGAGTGACCGAGGTAGTAGTAGGGGACGATATAAATATTAAGAAGGTACATATCGCAACCTGTTACGCTAACAGGTGATCAAGATCTATTGTGTCAGTCATATTTTTATTATGAACAACTCCATTATGATTGTGTAGTAACTAATAGAAACTAACATAGAAAATCAAGAATCGTGAACCTTTACAGATTTGGGATGAAATAAAGATCTATATAACTTGCATCAATATATGGAAAAAATGGGGAAGAAacaacatgttagagcattgctcggtcgaactggcatgcgttgctatctcaagcatgtttgtcaatattagtgatcaaaactatatgtcttgatttctagtatacttaagactaagtctcggtctaggataattagga comes from Papaver somniferum cultivar HN1 chromosome 7, ASM357369v1, whole genome shotgun sequence and encodes:
- the LOC113298228 gene encoding probable LRR receptor-like serine/threonine-protein kinase At1g67720, with the protein product MGLISCILILFLHSAPSALAQVNEFISIDCGATSDYTDPSTGLQWISDTGLFRHGTVVEIDSPNRDISQHWRRRDFPADSKKYCYTLRTTKRRRYLVRATFQYGNSGNGDPYPKFQLYLDATMWSTVTIFDASRVYVEEMIVKAPSSLINVCLCCASTGSPFISTLELRPLNLSMYTTDYEDDFFLNVAARVNFGAPTKDAVRYPDDPYDRIWNSDLEKRQNYLVGVATGTERISTSKKIEMKTREFPPNKVMQTAVVGSGGSLSYRLNLDGFPANARAYAYLAEIEDLGINETRKFKMEQPHVPGGYNNVVVNIAENANGSYTLYEPSYMNISLDFVLSFSFVKTQDSTRGPLLNAIEICKYVQIIPKTDNKDAIVLDAFRDISKGSNWTHAEGDPCIPTNWEWVACSSSSPPRITKIVLSGKKLKSEIPIEIKYMEGLKELWLDGNCLTGQIPDLSNLINLTIIHLENNRLTGPIPSYLGYLPNLRELHVQNNSFRGEIPSALLTKRLIFNYGGNPELFQKGEHSKNLKLIIGASFGAIVIIVLMLSGSSILLCNCRRPTPQPKVSETSNSLRATSKPSTAYSLVRPGSLIDDGLDVAYHITFSEIEEATLNFSKQIGRGSFGPVYYGKLKDEKEVAVKILAEESIQGNQQFVNEVSLLSRIHHKNLVPLVGYCEEASQRILVYEYMHNGTLRDHIHGSGNQKHVDWLSRLSIAEDAAKGLDYLHTGCNPSIIHRDVKTSNILLDINMRAKVSDFGLSRQTDENFTHVSSLACGTVGYLDPEYYRNQQLTEKSDVYSFGVVLLELISGRKPFSAQDYGPEWNIVHWARSLIHKGDVTSIVDPTLAGTIKLECLWRIAEIAILSVEKHGVSRPKMQEIVLAIQETIKIEKENKKRNYLAASSSREDGSDKLQHSSTSSHDHPINIECLDLSTRCLNPSAR